CCTTGATTCTGGGAGTCTGTCTCGCTGTATCCCTCCCCATTGGTATCGGCACCGCCGTCCTCCTCGCCGAATTTACATCGGACCAAAGCCTGTTCGGGCGGATGACCCGCCGTAGCCTCGACGTCCTGGCTGGTGTGCCGTCGATCGTCTTCGGCCTGTTCGGCAACGCGTTCTTTTGCAAGACGCTGGGGCTCGGCTTTTCGATCCTCTCCGGCGGGCTGACTCTGGCCTGCATGGTGTTGCCGATCTTGATCCGATCAACGGAGGAAGGGTTTCGCGCCGTGCCGACTAGTTACCGGATTTCCGCCGCGGCACTAGGACTGTCGCGCACCACAACCCTTGTTCACCTCTTGCTACCGGCAGCGGTACCCGGTCTCTTGGTTGGTCTGGTCCTTGGAGTCGGCCGTGCGATTGCCGAGACGGCTGCACTCATCTTCACAAGTGGCTATGTGGATCGGATGCCGGAGTCGCTGCTCGATTCCGGTCGCGCGCTGTCTATCCACATCTTCGATCTCTCCATGAATGTGTC
The Nitrospira sp. DNA segment above includes these coding regions:
- the pstA gene encoding phosphate ABC transporter permease PstA; this translates as MAETLSQPQNSREWLAFVLVWGAAALVTATLCWLLGDIVRHGLSHVSWTFLTAPPENAGRRGGIGPILVSTSLILGVCLAVSLPIGIGTAVLLAEFTSDQSLFGRMTRRSLDVLAGVPSIVFGLFGNAFFCKTLGLGFSILSGGLTLACMVLPILIRSTEEGFRAVPTSYRISAAALGLSRTTTLVHLLLPAAVPGLLVGLVLGVGRAIAETAALIFTSGYVDRMPESLLDSGRALSIHIFDLSMNVSGGDANAYASALVLIIMLLAINGTASWLATYGLHRKVVTV